The Sphingomicrobium aestuariivivum DNA window TCGAGATCGCTCGGCTCGGCGCTCTCGTCGTCGACCCATTCGCGAAGCCCGGGCCCGCCGTTGATGATGTCGATGGCGAGATGGCCTTCGGTATATTCATATTTGAATTCCTCCCCGCGCCACAGGTCATATTCGGGGAAGATGGTGCGGATCGCCTTGAAGCCCAGCGCCTGCACGCGCCACGGCTTGAAGGCGTGATGGTCGTAGAACTTGCCCTCGGCGTGGATGTGGACGCCGTGGCACAGTTGGCCGACATGCTTGTGGAAGGTCGGCTCGAACCATGTCTCGCGCAGCGCGCAGCCGGTGAGCCATTGCGGGGCGAGGCGCTGCATCTCGGCGATGACCGTGCGCGCGTTGATGTCGGGCGCGCCGAACAGCTCGAGCGGGCGGGTCGTCCCCCTGCCCTCGCTCAGCGTCGCACCCTCGAGCATCACCGTGCCGGCATAAACGCGCGCCATGTTGAGGTTGGGCGCGTTCGGCGACGGGTTGATCCACAGGCGCTCGGTCGGCCAACCGAAGCCGGGGCCGGCCTCGGGATCATAGCCTTCCATCTCGATGACCTTGTAGGCGACGTCGAGCTTGAAGTGCTTGATGAACCAGTGGCCGAGCTCGCCGAGCGTAAGGCCGTGCCGCATCGGGATGGGCCCCGCGCCAACGAAGCTTTCGTA harbors:
- a CDS encoding exo-beta-N-acetylmuramidase NamZ family protein; the protein is MKFGIDRLLADPALRRELKGRRVALCAHPASVTENLVHSMDALAMLDDVQLTAAFGPQHGIKGDKQDNMVETQDEVDPVHGVPVFSLYGEVRRPTGQSMGTFDVILIDLQDLGCRIYTFITTLLYILEEAARHGKEVWVLDRPNPAGRPIEGLTLLPGYESFVGAGPIPMRHGLTLGELGHWFIKHFKLDVAYKVIEMEGYDPEAGPGFGWPTERLWINPSPNAPNLNMARVYAGTVMLEGATLSEGRGTTRPLELFGAPDINARTVIAEMQRLAPQWLTGCALRETWFEPTFHKHVGQLCHGVHIHAEGKFYDHHAFKPWRVQALGFKAIRTIFPEYDLWRGEEFKYEYTEGHLAIDIINGGPGLREWVDDESAEPSDLDALTVPDEKAWEEERAAHLLY